One Salvia splendens isolate huo1 chromosome 22, SspV2, whole genome shotgun sequence DNA segment encodes these proteins:
- the LOC121786436 gene encoding syntaxin-125-like → MNDLFSNSFKNAQGNDLEAGGGDGRSEGVNLDKFFDDVENVKKDMGDVEKLYKRLQESNEESKTAHNAKTVKDLRARMDADVSQVLKRVKLIKGKLEALEKSNATNRKVPGCGPGSSADRTRTSVVSGLGKKLKTMMDEFQGLRARMNDEYKETVGRRYFTVTGQKADEELIENLISSGESESFMQKAIQEQGRGQIMDAISEIQERHDAVKEIEKNLIELHQIFLDMAALVEAQGQQLNDIESHVAHASSFVRRGTEQLQDAREYQKESRKWYYYAVLLVIILIIFITFPLWSNLVMAKLI, encoded by the coding sequence ATGAATGACCTcttctcaaattctttcaaAAATGCACAGGGCAACGACCTCGAGGCTGGCGGAGGCGATGGTCGCTCTGAGGGCGTCAACCTCGATAAATTCTTTGACGACGTCGAGAATGTCAAGAAGGACATGGGCGACGTCGAGAAGCTCTACAAGCGGCTGCAGGAATCCAACGAGGAGAGCAAAACGGCCCATAATGCCAAGACTGTTAAGGACTTACGGGCCCGCATGGACGCTGACGTGTCACAGGTTTTAAAGCGGGTAAAACTCATTAAAGGCAAGTTGGAGGCATTGGAAAAGTCCAATGCCACCAACAGGAAGGTCCCAGGCTGTGGCCCAGGGTCTTCAGCTGACAGGACACGAACCTCAGTAGTTAGTGGCCTGGGAAAAAAGCTGAAGACCATGATGGACGAGTTCCAGGGCCTGCGGGCCCGCATGAATGATGAGTACAAGGAGACCGTCGGGCGGCGTTACTTCACCGTGACCGGCCAGAAGGCTGACGAGGAGCTAATCGAGAACCTAATCTCGAGCGGCGAGAGCGAGTCGTTCATGCAAAAGGCGATCCAAGAGCAGGGGCGGGGCCAGATAATGGACGCGATCTCCGAGATCCAGGAACGACACGACGCCGTGAAGGAGATCGAGAAAAATCTAATTGAGCTCCACCAGATCTTCCTTGACATGGCGGCACTCGTGGAGGCTCAGGGGCAACAGCTCAACGACATCGAGAGCCACGTGGCGCACGCGAGCTCGTTCGTGCGGCGGGGGACGGAGCAGTTACAGGACGCGCGTGAGTACCAAAAGGAGTCACGAAAGTGGTATTACTACGCCGTTTTGCTCGTCATAATCCTCATAATTTTTATAACATTCCCACTATGGTCAAATCTTGTGATGGCGAAATTGATTTAG
- the LOC121785703 gene encoding glutamate formimidoyltransferase-like, which produces MLKQMLACCKVYVSESRNKAALEAIEMAAKLIPEAPIINKFEDASYNRVGYTLVSQIGQDPDSSPLKNAVFEMVKAAFEAIDLGLHCGSHPRLGVVDHICFHPLNGSSLDCVAGTAKSLAADVGAGLQVATFLYGAAHGEGRSLDTIRRELGYFKPNAEGNQWVGSLQSEALQLKPDEGPPRVVMRKGVVVIGATEWVDNYNVPIFSTDMAAVRRIAKRVSGRGGGLPSVQSMALAHGKGMIEVACNLLDTSKAGGEDVQQAVERLAREEGMEVGEGYYTDLSQSKIIESYFKLGEVASK; this is translated from the exons ATGCTGAAGCAAATGCTAGCTTGCTGCAAAGTGTATGTATCCGAGAGCAGAAACAAGGCAGCTCTGGAAGCCATTGAAATGGCAGCAAAGCTGATACCAGAGGCCCCCATTATCAACAAATTTGAAGATGCCTCTTACAATAGAGTTGGATACACGCTTGTATCTCAAATTGGGCAGGACCCGGATTCGTCTCCGCTGAAAAATGCAGTCTTTGAGATGGTGAAGGCTGCATTTGAGGCCATTGATCTTGGTTTGCACTGTGGGAGTCATCCGAGGCTTGGTGTTGTGGACCACATTTGTTTCCACCCGTTGAATGGCTCATCTTTGGATTGTGTTGCAGGAACTGCAAAGTCTCTGGCTGCAGATGTTGGTGCAGGGCTGCAAG TCGCTACCTTCTTGTACGGAGCTGCACACGGTGAGGGAAGGTCCCTCGACACAATCAGAAGGGAGCTCGGCTACTTCAAGCCGAATGCAGAGGGGAATCAGTGGGTAGGCAGCCTCCAGTCCGAAGCTCTGCAGTTGAAACCCGACGAGGGCCCTCCTCGTGTTGTGATGAGGAAAGGCGTCGTTGTCATTGGAGCCACAGAGTGGGTCGACAACTACAATGTCCCTATCTTCTCGACCGACATGGCTGCTGTTCGGAGAATAGCAAAGAGGGTGAGTGGCAGAGGTGGCGGGCTTCCATCCGTGCAGTCCATGGCTCTTGCTCATGGTAAAGGGATGATCGAGGTGGCGTGCAACCTGCTGGATACGAGCAAAGCTGGTGGCGAGGATGTGCAGCAAGCAGTCGAGCGGCTCGCCCGGGAAGAAGGTATGGAGGTTGGAGAGGGATACTATACTGATCTTTCACAGAGCAAGATCATTGAGAGTTATTTTAAGTTGGGTGAAGTTGCTTCCAAATAG
- the LOC121785839 gene encoding uncharacterized protein LOC121785839: protein MATSIAAMTARRAATLARLSPSSSSASRAAVLVPRRGLAGSADPHGPPKVNIWEDPMSPSKWKEEHFVIASLTGWFTLFYGAYKAFSGGKKDKAEVVVEKAK from the exons ATGGCCACCTCGATTGCCGCCATGACAGCTCGCAGAGCTGCTACTCTCGCTCGCCTCTCCCCATCCTCCTCATCGGCCTCTCGAGCCGCTGTTCTTGTTCCCCGCCGCGGCCTCGCCGGCTCCGCTG ACCCTCATGGGCCACCGAAGGTTAATATTTGGGAAGACCCGATGAGTCCGTCCAAGTGGAAGGAAGAGCAT TTTGTGATTGCGTCTTTAACGGGGTGGTTTACCCTTTTCTACGGAGCTTACAAGGCTTTTAGTGGAGGCAAGAAGGACAAAGCAGAG GTAGTTGTGGAAAAAGCAAAATAG
- the LOC121787339 gene encoding formimidoyltransferase-cyclodeaminase-like — MDFNQNLDNDKKKTMKQSMLLCCKVYISESRNDAALDLIERAARRDGETVIVNKFKDDDYNRVRYNLVSYVVHDSLGCPIYTPLQQSVVAMAEAAYGAVNLEAHSGAHPRLGVVDDIVCHPLARASLDEAAWLAKTIASDIGSRFQVPVYLYGAAHPTGRALEAIRRELGFYRPNFMGNLWAGWAQPEILPEKPDLGPESVSRARGVVMVGARPWVSTYNVPIMSTDVSATRRIALMVSARGGGLPTVQTLGLVHGEDSTEIACMLLEPNQIGADRVQKQVELLAAGLGLDVEKGYFTDVPPEIIIERYIKSISNDSSP, encoded by the exons ATGGATTTTAACCAAAATTTGGATAAT GACAAGAAGAAAACGATGAAGCAGTCAATGCTGCTTTGCTGCAAGGTCTACATTTCCGAATCAAGGAATGATGCGGCCCTCGATCTGATCGAGCGTGCAGCGAGGCGCGATGGGGAGACCGTGATCGTTAACAAGTTCAAGGACGACGACTACAACAGAGTACGATACAATCTCGTGTCGTACGTTGTTCATGACAGCTTAGGCTGTCCAATCTACACTCCCCTGCAGCAGAGTGTGGTGGCCATGGCTGAGGCTGCCTATGGGGCTGTGAACCTCGAGGCGCACAGCGGGGCCCACCCCAGGCTGGGTGTCGTGGATGACATTGTCTGCCACCCGTTGGCCCGGGCCTCGTTGGACGAAGCTGCCTGGCTTGCAAAGACCATTGCCTCGGATATTGGGAGTAGATTTCAAG TGCCGGTCTACCTGTACGGCGCAGCCCACCCGACAGGGAGGGCGCTGGAGGCCATCAGACGTGAGCTCGGCTTCTACCGGCCCAACTTCATGGGCAACCTATGGGCCGGCTGGGCGCAGCCGGAGATTCTTCCAGAGAAACCCGACCTAGGGCCAGAATCCGTCTCACGGGCTCGAGGTGTCGTGATGGTCGGGGCGCGTCCTTGGGTTTCCACCTACAACGTGCCGATCATGTCCACGGACGTCTCCGCCACAAGGCGGATAGCTCTAATGGTGAGTGCCCGGGGTGGAGGCCTGCCTACGGTGCAGACACTGGGGCTCGTTCACGGGGAGGACTCGACTGAGATAGCTTGTATGCTGCTCGAGCCTAACCAGATCGGGGCCGACCGGGTTCAGAAACAGGTGGAGCTGCTGGCTGCAGGATTAGGGCTTGATGTGGAGAAGGGCTACTTCACAGATGTTCCTCCAGAAATTATCATTGAGAGATACATAAAATCCATTTCTAATGATTCTTCTCCTTGA
- the LOC121788088 gene encoding 60S ribosomal protein L23a-like — translation MIVSSVAPPPAVGSGICFRRPSASHLSMFSAARLTSASTKLSSLSSTFFPVRKDVIGSFKAFEIKLVDRVSVSTKAENYLETEPVKQDIMSTDALTIKFEDAVFLEPASSPAAKKLKKEGSESSSAAKNSKKEKNPKRLSTSAALIKRTDHFQIFRYPLGTESAIKAMLECNTLVFVVDKRADKKNIKEAAINMFKIRVKKVNTSITPD, via the exons ATGATCGTCTCTTCAGTAGCTCCGCCGCCCGCTGTCGGTTCCGGAATTTGTTTCCGGCGGCCCAGTGCGTCGCATTTATCGATGTTTTCCGCCGCCCGCCTCACTTCAGCTTCCACAAAGCTCTCTTCCCTGTCCTCCACCTTTTTCCCCGTCCGAAAG GATGTCATTGGCAGCTTCAAAGCTTTTGAGATTAAACTTGTTGATAGAGTTTCTGTATCCACAAAGGCGGAAAATTACCTTGAAACTGAACCTGTGAAACAAGATATTATGAGCACAGATGCTCTGACAATAAAATTTGAGGATGCTGTTTTCTTAGAACCAGCATCTTCTCCCGCTGCAAAGAAATTGAAGAAGGAAGGTTCAGAGTCTTCTTCTGCTGCAAAAAAttcgaaaaaggaaaagaatccCAAGCGACTTAGCACTAGTGCTGCTTTGATAAAAAGGACTGACCATTTCCAAATCTTCAGATATCCTCTTGGGACAGAGTCTGCAATAAAGGCAATGTTGGAATGTAACACTTTGGTTTTTGTAGTCGACAAACGTGCTGATAAGAAGAATATCAAAGAGGCTGCTATAAATATGTTTAAGATAAGGGTCAAGAAAGTgaatacttcgatcacgccTGATTGA
- the LOC121787317 gene encoding protein STABILIZED1-like, with amino-acid sequence MVYVQSPFNKTLTVNLNPSTATLRDLHLHLHRHHLIPISYQRLYLSPRLLSTEENDAVFLSDLGVSPNSTLTLHVPLLGGMQAPVAPKARTDFLNTKPPPNYVAGLGRGATGFTTRSDIGPARAAPDLPDRSAAAIGAPGAPGVGRGRGKGAGEEEEEEEAEEKGYDENQKFDEFEGNDAGLFASAEYDDEDKEADAVWEAIDNRMDSRRKDRREARLKEEIEKYRASNPKITEQFADLKRKLYTLSTDEWDSIPEIGDYSQRNKKKRFESFVPVPDTLLEKARQEKEHVSALDPKSRAAGGTETPWAQTPVTDLTAVGEGRGTVLSLKLDRLSDSVSGLTVVDPKGYLTDLKSMKITSDAEVSDINKARLLLKSVTQTNPKHPHGWIAAARLEEVAGKLQAAQNLIRKGCEECPKSEDVWLEACRLASHVDAKAVIARGVKAIPNSVKLWMQAAKLELEDVNKSRVLRKGLEHIPDSVRLWKAVVELANEEDARLLLQRAVECCPLHVELWLALARLETYDNAKKVLNKAREKLSKEPAIWITAAKLEEANGNTSMVGKIIERGIRALQREGVEIDREMWMKEAEAAERAGSVATCQAIIHNTVEVGVEEEDRKRTWVADAEECKKRGSIETARAIYAHALTVFLTKKSIWLKAAQLEKSLGTRESLDALLRKAVTYIPHAEVLWLMGAKEKWLAGDVPAARAILQEAYAAIPNSEEIWLAAFKLEFENHEPERARMLLAKARERGGTERVWMKSAIVERELGNIAEERRLLDEGLKQFPSFFKLWLILGQLEERLANLDRAKDAYELGLKHCPKCISLWLSLAHLEEKVNALSKARAVLTMARKKNPQTPELWLAAVRAESRHGHKKEAEILMAKALQECATSGILWAASIEMAPRPQQKTKSRDAYKKCGDDPHVLAAVGKIFWHDRKVDKARTWFNRAVTLAPDIGDFWALYYKFELQHGEEDNQRDVLNRCVTADPKHGEKWQGISKAVENSHQPTEFILKKVVVAIGKEDHVAENGKN; translated from the coding sequence ATGGTGTATGTCCAATCCCCCTTcaacaaaaccctaaccgtCAATCTCAATCCTTCAACCGCCACTCTGCGGGACCTTCACCTCCATCTCCATCGCCACCACCTCATCCCAATTTCCTACCAGCGCCTCTACCTCTCGCCGCGCCTCCTCTCCACCGAAGAAAACGACGCCGTTTTCCTGTCCGATTTGGGGGTTTCCCCAaattcaaccctaaccctacaCGTCCCTCTCCTCGGCGGTATGCAAGCGCCCGTGGCTCCAAAAGCCAGGACCGACTTCCTCAACACGAAGCCACCTCCGAATTACGTTGCCGGGCTGGGCCGTGGCGCCACCGGTTTCACCACCCGGTCTGATATCGGTCCTGCCCGCGCTGCGCCTGACTTGCCTGACAGATCCGCCGCGGCGATCGGCGCGCCTGGGGCGCCTGGCGTTGGCCGCGGCCGTGGGAAAGGAGCTGGtgaagaggaagaggaggaggaggctgAGGAAAAGGGATATGACGAGAATCAGAAATTTGATGAATTCGAAGGGAATGATGCTGGATTGTTTGCTTCTGCGGAGTATGACGATGAGGATAAGGAAGCTGATGCTGTTTGGGAGGCGATTGATAATAGGATGGATTCGCGGAGGAAAGATAGAAGGGAGGCGAGGTTGAAGGAGGAGATTGAGAAGTATCGTGCCTCGAATCCGAAGATCACTGAGCAGTTTGCTGATTTAAAGAGGAAATTGTACACATTATCGACCGATGAGTGGGATAGCATACCAGAGATCGGGGATTATTCTCAGAGGAACAAGAAGAAGAGATTTGAAAGTTTCGTTCCGGTACCGGACACGCTGTTGGAGAAGGCAAGGCAGGAAAAGGAGCATGTGAGtgctttggacccgaagagcaGGGCGGCTGGTGGGACTGAAACGCCATGGGCACAGACTCCGGTTACAGATTTGACTGCTGTCGGTGAAGGGAGAGGAACTGTGTTGTCATTGAAGCTCGATAGGTTGTCTGATTCAGTCTCTGGATTGACTGTGGTGGATCCTAAAGGTTACTTGACAGATTTGAAGAGTATGAAGATCACTAGCGATGCAGAGGTGTCTGATATAAACAAGGCCCGATTGCTGCTGAAATCAGTAACGCAGACGAATCCGAAGCACCCTCATGGCTGGATTGCAGCGGCTAGGTTAGAAGAGGTGGCCGGGAAGCTTCAGGCTGCTCAGAATTTGATTAGGAAAGGGTGCGAAGAATGCCCTAAAAGCGAGGATGTGTGGTTGGAGGCATGCCGTTTGGCGTCTCATGTTGATGCGAAGGCTGTGATTGCAAGAGGTGTGAAGGCGATTCCTAATTCAGTGAAGTTATGGATGCAAGCAGCGAAGCTTGAGTTGGAGGATGTGAATAAGAGTAGAGTGCTGAGGAAAGGGCTTGAGCATATACCAGACTCCGTGAGGCTTTGGAAGGCGGTTGTTGAGCTAGCTAATGAGGAAGATGCGAGGCTTTTGTTGCAGAGGGCTGTAGAATGCTGCCCGTTGCACGTTGAGCTGTGGTTGGCACTTGCTAGGCTAGAAACTTACGATAATGCAAAGAAAGTGCTGAATAAAGCGAGGGAGAAGCTTTCAAAGGAGCCTGCTATATGGATCACTGCTGCCAAGCTGGAAGAAGCTAATGGGAATACTAGCATGGTTGGGAAGATTATCGAGAGGGGTATTCGAGCTTTGCAGAGGGAAGGCGTTGAGATCGACAGAGAAATGTGGATGAAAGAGGCCGAGGCAGCTGAAAGAGCTGGTTCTGTTGCTACCTGTCAAGCTATAATCCACAACACGGTCGAGGTTGgggtggaagaagaagataggAAGAGAACTTGGGTTGCTGATGCAGAGGAGTGCAAGAAGAGAGGCTCGATTGAGACGGCGAGGGCCATCTATGCCCATGCTTTAACCGTGTTTTTAACAAAGAAGAGCATATGGCTGAAGGCTGCTCAGCTTGAGAAGAGCCTTGGCACTCGGGAATCTCTCGATGCTCTGCTCCGGAAGGCTGTTACTTACATACCACATGCTGAAGTTTTGTGGCTCATGGGTGCCAAGGAGAAATGGCTTGCTGGGGATGTGCCTGCAGCTCGGGCGATTCTTCAAGAAGCATATGCTGCAATTCCAAACTCCGAGGAGATTTGGCTTGCTGCATTCAAGCTTGAGTTTGAGAATCATGAGCCAGAGAGGGCGAGGATGCTTCTTGCAAAGGCCCGAGAGAGGGGAGGAACGGAGAGAGTGTGGATGAAGTCTGCCATTGTTGAGAGAGAACTGGGGAACATTGCAGAGGAGAGGAGGTTGCTTGATGAAGGGCTGAAGCAATTTCCTTCGTTTTTCAAGCTCTGGTTGATACTGGGGCAGTTGGAGGAGCGTCTGGCGAACTTGGATCGAGCCAAGGATGCGTACGAGCTGGGGTTGAAGCATTGCCCGAAGTGTATTTCTCTATGGCTCTCACTTGCTCACTTGGAGGAGAAGGTGAATGCATTAAGCAAAGCCCGCGCTGTTCTGACAATGGCTAGGAAGAAAAACCCTCAAACGCCCGAGCTTTGGCTTGCTGCAGTGAGAGCTGAGTCTCGACATGGTCACAAGAAGGAAGCTGAAATATTGATGGCGAAGGCGTTGCAAGAATGCGCAACCAGTGGTATCCTCTGGGCTGCTTCAATAGAGATGGCTCCTCGGCCTCAACAGAAGACAAAGAGCAGGGATGCGTACAAGAAATGTGGCGACGACCCTCATGTGCTTGCTGCTGTGGGGAAGATATTTTGGCATGATAGGAAGGTTGACAAGGCTAGGACATGGTTTAATAGGGCTGTGACACTTGCTCCGGATATTGGGGATTTCTGGGCGCTGTACTACAAATTCGAGCTCCAGCATGGTGAGGAGGATAaccagagggatgtgctgaacaGGTGCGTTACTGCAGACCCGAAGCACGGAGAGAAGTGGCAGGGGATATCGAAGGCCGTGGAGAATTCCCATCAGCCTACGGAGTTCATCTTGAAAAAGGTGGTGGTTGCTATAGGGAAAGAAGATCATGTTGCTGAAAATGGCAAAAACTAG
- the LOC121787338 gene encoding H/ACA ribonucleoprotein complex non-core subunit NAF1-like has protein sequence MVGFLHSPAVEGAKAEENEDVTKIASDLLVPELDDFPSSFSDSFLDFDALNGWFTEAPGADMADLRGELVDFKKEFDVLVDEIVDVKKEFDVLGDEICREGVKAEPLWGLGLEDGEIGGVVEKCVEKGSEGVEGDGCERKLGDLGCLIEEQLGKVSLDGAVENLSVPVVASLKCENSGSEEAAVDDNSKCVKMGIGSCGRMESDGDVLGVGGNENKVDECVDDGDGSGSTSDSSSSSSSSSEDEDDGKKKGKNGESSGDEETEMEDGEIMMSELEEMVSWSDVEDEDGGGGGPIKSKNELEDLPPVPSVNVTLEPHHETLPVGTVLSMIDAQVIVEGVEKHDPLNESSILWITESRSPLGIIDEIFGPVKNPFYIVRYNSEEEVPTGIQQGTLISFVAEFADHVLNNNNLYQKGYDASNENDEELSEDGEFSDDEKEAEYKRMMKMKKRGTNDSKPNNKRKEKRQQKNQRGNGSWNNNNSTAQTPPGGRDQRFASHVGTPSNQDSHHQGSLGSRQGSVGDQGVIPPSFPHRPQAPAFPPPNGSWNNGFPHHQQLNANLLIGLPPNGMLWMQQNLPFLYPTGAPFQQQIGMIPGMPPNFNPMAGLPNIGGIPPWPMDQNASQFGMQGQQGQPRPQFGAQGQQGPPQPQFGVPGQQGPPQPQFGVPGQQGPPQPQFAAQGQQGPPQPQFGGQGQGLPQPQFGAQGQQGPPQPQFAAQGQQGPPQPQFGGQGQGLPQPQFGAQGQQGPPQPQFGAQGQQGPPQPQFGAQGQQGPPQPQFGAQGKQGPPRPQFGVQGQQGPPPLPLNGAGEQAVQTQVSPDGQPQPPTMNFNGSRGGGHRGGGRRGGGGRGGRRGGRGNHRGRGRYGGGRHS, from the exons ATGGTTGGTTTCTTGCACAGTCCCGCTGTTGAAGGAGCGAAAGCAGAGGAGAACGAAGACGTCACTAAGATTGCAAGCGACCTACTCGTTCCAGAGCTGGACGATTTCCCTTCGTCGTTTTCTGATTCGTTTCTCGATTTTGACGCCCTCAACGGCTGGTTCACGGAAGCCCCCGGTGCGGATATGGCTGATTTGAGAGGTGAATTGGTTGATTTTAAGAAGGAATTCGATGTTTTGGTAGATGAAATAGTTGATGTTAAGAAGGAATTTGATGTTTTGGGAGATGAAATTTGTCGAGAGGGTGTAAAGGCGGAACCTTTGTGGGGTTTAGGGCTGGAAGATGGAGAAATTGGGGGTGTTGTTGAGAAATGTGTTGAGAAGGGTAGTGAGGGAGTTGAAGGTGATGGATGTGAGAGGAAATTGGGGGATTTAGGGTGTTTGATTGAGGAGCAGCTTGGGAAAGTGAGCTTAGATGGTGCAGTAGAAAATCTAAGTGTTCCGGTTGTTGCTTCACTGAAATGTGAGAATAGTGGTAGTGAAGAAGCTGCGGTTGATGACAATTCGAAGTGTGTGAAAATGGGGATTGGTAGTTGCGGTAGGATGGAGAGTGATGGTGATGTGTTAGGAGTTGGGGGGAATGAAAATAAAGTTGATGAGTGTGTGGATGATGGAGATGGGAGTGGGAGCACGTCGGACTCATCATCTTCGTCGTCTAGTAGTAGTGAGGATGAGGATGATGGTAAAAAGAAAGGCAAGAATGGAGAGAGTAGTGGTGATGAAGAGACTGAGATGGAGGATGGTGAGATTATGATGTCGGAGCTAGAAGAGATGGTTTCGTGGAGTGACGTTGAAGATGAGgatggtggtggaggcggaCCAATCAAATCTAAGAATGAGCTTGAG GATCTGCCTCCAGTTCCTTCTGTTAATGTGACCTTGGAACCACATCATGAAACCCTTCCGGTTGGAACAGTTTTGTCG ATGATTGACGCCCAAGTGATTGTGGAAGGAGTTGAGAAACACGATCCTCTCAACGAGAGCTCAATTCTTTGGATTACTGAGAGCAGATCACCGCTGGGGATTATCGATGAAATCTTTGGGCCCGTCAAGAACCCTTTCTACATTGTGAGATACAACTCTGAGGAGGAAGTCCCCACAGGGATCCAGCAAGGCACCTTGATCTCGTTCGTCGCAGAGTTTGCAGATCATGTACTCAACAACAATAATCTCTACCAGAAAGGGTATGATGCATCTAATGAGAACGATGAAGAGCTGTCTGAGGATGGTGAATTTTCAGATGACGAGAAAGAGGCTGAGTACAAGAgaatgatgaagatgaagaaaaggGGAACGAATGATTCCAAGCCCAAtaacaagaggaaggagaaaCGGCAACAGAAGAATCAGAGAGGGAACGGGAGCTGGAACAATAACAATTCTACTGCACAAACTCCTCCAGGTGGCAGAGACCAACGTTTCGCTTCTCATGTTGGAACACCGTCAAACCAAGACAGTCATCACCAAGGCTCACTGGGCTCTAGACAGGGTTCTGTTGGGGATCAAGGCGTGATTCCTCCTTCGTTCCCACATAGGCCTCAAGCACCGGCATTTCCTCCTCCAAATGGTAGTTGGAACAATGGGTTTCCACATCATCAGCAGCTAAATGCAAACCTTCTTATTGGACTGCCGCCGAATGGCATGCTGTGGATGCAGCAAAACCTACCTTTCCTGTACCCAACCGGTGCACCATTTCAACAGCAAATCGGTATGATACCCGGAATGCCACCAAACTTCAATCCAATGGCTGGACTACCAAATATCGGTGGGATTCCACCTTGGCCTATGGATCAGAACGCATCGCAGTTTGGAATGCAGGGTCAGCAAGGGCAACCACGGCCTCAGTTTGGAGCGCAGGGCCAGCAAGGTCCACCACAGCCACAGTTTGGAGTGCCGGGCCAGCAAGGTCCACCACAGCCACAGTTTGGAGTGCCGGGCCAGCAAGGTCCACCACAGCCTCAGTTTGCAGCGCAGGGCCAGCAAGGTCCACCACAGCCTCAGTTTGGAGGGCAGGGCCAAGGTCTACCACAGCCTCAGTTTGGAGCGCAGGGCCAGCAAGGTCCACCACAGCCTCAGTTTGCAGCGCAAGGCCAGCAAGGTCCACCACAGCCTCAGTTTGGAGGGCAGGGCCAAGGTCTACCACAGCCTCAGTTTGGAGCGCAGGGCCAGCAAGGTCCACCGCAGCCTCAGTTTGGAGCGCAGGGCCAGCAAGGTCCACCGCAGCCACAGTTTGGAGCGCAGGGCCAGCAAGGTCCACCACAGCCACAGTTCGGAGCGCAGGGCAAGCAAGGTCCCCCACGGCCTCAGTTTGGAGTTCAGGGCCAGCAAGGTCCACCGCCGCTGCCTCTGAATGGTGCTGGAGAGCAAGCAGTTCAGACTCAGGTATCTCCAGATGGTCAGCCACAGCCTCCGACCATGAATTTCAATGGAAGCCGTGGTGGTGGCCATCGTGGTGGTGGCCGTCGTGGCGGCGGCGGTCGTGGCGGCCGTCGTGGTGGAAGAGGGAATCACAGAGGCCGTGGGCGTTATGGTGGTGGCAGGCATTCTTGA